In one Rutidosis leptorrhynchoides isolate AG116_Rl617_1_P2 chromosome 8, CSIRO_AGI_Rlap_v1, whole genome shotgun sequence genomic region, the following are encoded:
- the LOC139863947 gene encoding uncharacterized protein: MWARVLKALHGNETSLDGKKLSCNGIWNNIVCCFEKVKYNGILPSNVLRMKICDGFSIRLWKNNWLGSGALKDKYGRLYHLEVDENCLLADRCTMEGWRWSWNRELSSRNKAILDELMAILSEVHISSGMDKWHWGVDGEDGYAVNTTRRAMDEILLPSNDIQTRWIKSVPRKINIFLWRLALDRLPARQNLNGRGIDIEDVGFVSCTQGIESISHVMFDCSIAEDLLRKARIWIGYFSLVFTNWAEVLSWVDD; the protein is encoded by the coding sequence ATGTGGGCTCGGGTTTTGAAAGCATTACATGGCAACGAAACTAGTTTAGATGGGAAGAAGTTGTCTTGTAATGGCATTTGGAACAACATTGTTTGTTGTTTCGAAAAGGTAAAATACAATGGTATTTTGCCCTCAAACGTGTTACGGATGAAAATTTGTGACGGGTTTTCAATTCGATTATGGAAGAATAATTGGTTGGGTAGTGGGGCTCTAAAAGATAAATATGGGAGATTATATCACTTGGAAGTAGATGAAAATTGTCTACTGGCCGATCGATGTACTATGGAAGGGTGGCGGTGGTCTTGGAACCGTGAGCTAAGCTCACGTAATAAGGCTATACTTGATGAACTTATGGCTATTTTGAGTGAAGTTCACATTTCAAGTGGGATGGATAAATGGCATTGGGGTGTAGATGGTGAAGATGGTTATGCTGTGAATACAACGAGAAGAGCTATGGATGAAATATTACTCCCTTCGAATGATATACAAACCAGGTGGATCAAAAGTGTACCACGAAAGATTAACATTTTCTTATGGAGGTTAGCTTTGGATAGATTACCCGCGCGACAGAACTTAAATGGAAGAGGAATAGACATTGAGGACGTTGGCTTCGTTTCATGTACCCAAGGTATCGAATCGATTTCTCATGTTATGTTTGATTGTAGCATTGCAGAGGACTTATTGAGAAAAGCGAGAATTTGGATTGGATATTTTAGTCTAGTCTTTACGAATTGGGCCGAAGTTCTTTCATGGGTCGATGattaa